The window AAACGCCATGACGGTTCTATTGAACAAGGAAGTAACCATGCGGGTAAAGGGTACCACAAGGGTGGGCAAAGCCGGTGTATTCGTAAACATGCCCTTCACCTATGAGGGTAAGCATAAGTTGGATTTATTCGACTAGTTAAGGCGGAAAGCGTGTGTTGTCAATCGATAATAGCCAATAAACAATTGACAATAATCAATATTGAAAGAATATCTCCGTAGCTCCATAGCCAAAACGGGCGTCGTATTGATTTACGAAATAGCGTACTTCTTTACGGCCTTTCAATAAATCATGGATTTCATCGCGTAAGCGACCTGTACCTACCCCATGAATCACAATCAGGCTGGGCTGATGATGCGCAATAGCGAGTTCATAATATTTCTCAAACTCAGCCAATTGAATGCCGAGTATCTCTACATTAGAAAGAGTTTGCCAATTGTCCATTAGTTTCTCCATATGCAGGTCTATTACCGAACGAGCTGGTGGTAAATGCTTGCGGGCTTCTTTGGCTTCATAAACTTTGAATCCTTTAGCAGCCAATCCGGTTAATTCGAATTTCTCTTCAACTTGTTCAGCCGGAAAATCTTTGAATAAGGAATAACTGAGCATGGGCTCATTGGCTTCCTTCATTTCTTCAATCCGCTTGAATAATTGCTTGGCTTTGATGCGTGTTTCGGTTTCAAACCACTTGGCTTTACCCTTTTCTGGCGTTACCATCTCAAATATAAAACGGAAAACAGGGTTATCGCTGAAATCACCGAAGGAGATATCATGCAAGTAAAAATCATGGAAGGATAAAACCTCACTGCTGAGTTCAAAAGCAGGATCACCTAGGAAAGATTGTGTGTATTGGAACTTCAGGGCTTTCTCAGTTCGATTCACCAAGTGAATCTTGAACAACTCTACCACTTCATCATTGAAATCGTCAAGCGCAAATTTGGGAATCAGGCTGAGCCATACACCATCGGCCACCTTAATGCTATTGGGTTGACCTTTCTCTTTAGGTACTTGATCTACATAGACTTTCGGCGCCTTCTTGGGCACAAACAGCTTCTTCTCAGTAAAGCGTTTGAAGTAAGGGAAATCAATCTGGTCCATATATGCCGGGAATTTCACCCCGCGCACTTCAATCATCACCATTTTCTCGTTGATGATCTCCACTACCTTACCTTCCTCATTGCTGTGCAAGACAATGATATCGTCGCCCACTTCATACTTCATAGTGGTGCGAAATTACGTCAGGCCAGCTTGCTTTGCTTACGCCCGTACAAGAAATAAATACTCAAGCCCACGGCCATCCAGGCAAAGAACCAGAGCCAGCTGACTGCAGGTATCTCAATCATGAGGTATAAGCAACACAGTGCGCCTAGCACAGGAATAGCTGATGACTTCTTCAGGAAAGCACGGAAGGCAACATAAAGCGCAATCGCTATAAAAATGAGGAATAGGATTTCTTGGTAGCCTTCATTGCTGATATGGCTCACAGCACCCATCACACGCTCGCGGAAGAGTAAAATGAAGCCAATTACTATCGCTGGAATCAGGAATTGTCCGTTGATATAAGGCAATTTAAACTTACCACTACCTGCGTGGCGTTCAGCCGGTAAAGCCAATACACCAAAGCAAACTAAGACAAAGGCGAACAGCGTACCAATACTGGTTAAATCCGTCATTAACATGCTAGGTAATACCAGAGAACACAATGCCACAGCTCCACCGCTGATCAGTGTAGCGAAAGAAGGTGTCTTGAATTTTCTGTGCACTTTGCCAAAACGCTTAGGCAATAATCCATCACGGCTCATGCTCATCCAAATTCTTGGCTGTCCTAACTGAAACACCAACAATACAGAAGTAGTCGCTACGACTGCACTCACAGAAATGATATAGCCCGCCCATTTGAGGTTGAGTTTTTCAAATACATAGGCCAAGGGATCATCCACTTTTAATTCAGTATAGGATACCATTCCGGTAAGTACCAAAGCGATCAACACATAGAGAATGGTACAAATGATGAGTGAATACATCATACCACGCGGCAAATCGCGTTGCGGATTCTTACACTCTTCTGCCGTTGTAGAAATGGCATCAAAACCAATATAGGCATAGAATACAGCAGATACACCCGCTAAAACACCTGTAAAGCCATTGGGCATGAATGGCGACCAATTGGTGGTATCTACATACATACCGCCGAGAATGATCACGAAAATGATTACAGCTATTTTGAAAATCACCATGAAATTGGTGCTCTTTTTACTTTCCCGGATACCTACATAAGCCAACCAGGTAATGAGGCAGACAATCATGAAAGCTGGTAGGTTAACAAAGAAATGCCAGTTACCGATAACGGGCGCAGCATCCCATGCAGCTACCGCTTCTTTCATGGTATCTGTTAAGGGGGTGCCAGCTTGAATAGCCGCTTGTGCTTCTTCATAATTCTTGGCAGCCGAAAAAGGATCTTTCAATAACCAGCCGGGTAAATGAATGCCAAACGCATTCAATAAATTATTGAAGTAGCCGCTCCAACTTATTGCTACTACAATATTACCAATTGCATATTCCAATATCAAGGCCCAACCAATAATCCAGGCAATCAACTCACCAAAACTTACATATGCATAGGTATAAGCACTACCTGAGATGGGCACCCTGCTGGCAAATTCTGCATAACACAGGGCACAGAAACCACAGGTGACTGCCGTAATGATGAAAAGCAATGCAATGCCGGGACCGCCATTAAACGCAGCCGTACCGATGGTAGAGAAAATGCCTGCACCAATCACCGCGGCAATACCCATGAAAGTAAGGTCGCGAACACCCAATACTTTATTTAGGCCACCACCATGGCCATCGCTTTCACCTGCAGCTGATTCTGCCATGATGCGATCGATGGATTTTTTACGCAATATTGAGTTAAACATTAATTTAATTTATATTAGGGTAAATATCATGATAATTGCTTTATGCCTAAAAAAAATATTACTTATTTACTAGGTGCTGGCGCTAGTGCTAATCAGATACCAATTGTAAAAAAATTCGATAAAGGAGTATTAGGACTTATCGAGGCTCTAGAATTTCATACAAAATCATTTTTCGGGTATATAAAGAATAATGAGACTGCTAAATCATATCAAGATGTATCATTAGAATTCATTACTGATTTAAGAGAGTTTCTTAACAATATTGGCAATCATGAAAGCATTGACACTTATGCAAAGAAACTTTTCATAAGAAATGAAATTGATAAATATGAAAAAACTAAGTTATTAATTACATTGATTTTTTTCTACTTCGAATCCAATAAAAAACAGAAAGAAAAGAGATATGATACTTTTTTTGCTTCAATACTATTATCATCTCACAATAAATTCATTGCAAACTTCAATATCATAAGTTGGAATTATGACACGCAATTTGAAATAGCATACTCGAATTATAGTATGAATGAGAATTATGATTTTAATAAACAAATCCTAAACGTAGTTAATTCCACAAACTCTCTTTCAAATAATCTTTATGACATACCATTTAACTTATTTAAGATCAACGGCAGTGCTACTTTATCAGACAAAAATAACAATGACATAACCCCCATAGTCAATAAATGTATAAGTAAACTTTCAGAAGAAGAGCTTTTAAAAATAATTCTTGAGTATTATTATGAACACAGCAAATACCCTGAAACTATTTATTCAAAAATTAAATACGCATGGGAAAACGAATCAAATAGTAAGTGGGACTTATTAATAGAAAAAGCTATTGAGGTTGTTAAAAAAAGCGACTATTTAATATGTATAGGCTACTCATTCCCTTTCTTCAATCGTAATATAGATTCAAAACTACTAAATGCTTTTTCAAGAAACCCAAGTATGTACAAAGAGTTTCATATACAAGATTTTGAACCAGAACGAATTAAACAAATAGTAGAATCGCACGAATTCATAGAAAAAATTCAATCACATAAAATGACTAGAGAGGACGAACCATTCTATTTGCCTCGTGGAATTTAATCAATGCGTACGCTGCACCAGAAATGCGGCCAATTCTTTCATTGGCTGCTTTCTTGCGGCAACAACAGCTACAGCTTCCAGATGATCCATTGCTTTGTCCACATACTGCTGTTTTAAATCCCTAGCCCAGCTATCCACACCACAAGCACGGAAAATAGCCAGCACCTGTGCCACTTTATCAGCAGGATTTTCCTCCATCAATTGCAAGAGCTTTGCCTTATTCACAGCATCAGCTGTTTCCAATGCATGGATCAATAAAAAAGTCTTTTTGTTTTGTCGGATATCGCCACCGGGTTCCTTACCAAATTTCTCCGGGTCGCCGAACGCATCGAGATAATCATCCTGAATCTGAAAAGCAATACCGAGGTTTTTACCAAACTCATAGAGATGGCGGCAATTGCCTTCACTGGCACCACCAATAATAGCGCCCATTTCCAAACTCGCAGCTAGCAATACCGAAGTCTTTAAAGTAATCATATTGATATAAGCATCCAGCGCAACGTTTTGCTGCTGCTCAAAATCCATATCCAGTTGTTGTCCCTCACACACTTCACGTGCAGTTGTATTGAATAAATGGAGGATGCGTGGTAAGAGTGCGGGATTGATATGCGCCAATTGTTCATAGGCACGAATCAACATCACATCCCCACTGAGTAAAGCAGTATTACTGCCATATTTGATATGTACAGTTTCCATTCCTCTGCGCAAGGGTGCAGCATCCATGATATCATCGTGGATCAAAGTAAAATTGTGGAAGAGTTCGATTGCGGTTGCAACAGCATATGCATCCTGCTGAATGGTATCAAACAATTCATTCCCCATTAAACACATCACTGGGCGAACACGTTTTCCTCCTAAGCTTAGGAAGTAATCACAAGGTGCATAAAGGCTTTCCGGTGCTGCCGGAAAATGCGCTTTGTTAAAATGCGTGGCAAAATCTGTTACCAAACTTGTAAAATCATGCATGTCACAAACCTAAATCAAAATCAGCAAGCATTCTCAACATTTCCTTAACGGAATAGACTGTTATTTGGCAGGATTATTTCTAACACAACACTAAAACCCGGAACATGAAATACTTAGTTTTCACTGCAGCATTACTGATAGGCATAGCACAAGTACAGGCACAAAATCTTGGGCCAGATTATAAAACTGCTATTGGGATGAAGGTTTTTCCTGCCGCTTTATCGGCCAAACATTTTGTTCAGGAGAACAGAGCAGTTGAAGGCTTACTGTACATGTGGGATTATGGCTCAAGACTTACAGCATTGTATCAGATCTACGGAGATATCCGAACAGTGGAAGGCATGAAATGGTATATCGGCGGCGGTGCACATCTGGGCTATATGAACGACAAATGGGTAAAAGACAATCCGGGCAAAGCCGGTGGAGTTTCGCTGGGTGTGGATGGGGTGCTGGGTATGGACTATAAAATCAAAGGGGCCCCAGTGAATATTAGTTTCGACTGGCAGCCCTCTTTTAATTTCGTTGGCGGCAACTATTTTGAAGCAGGTTGGGGCGGATTGGGTATCCGCTATGCTTTTTAATAGAAGATATAAGAATAAGGATTTGATGGGTCGTAGCTCGCAGGCTTCAACGCATGGAAATTCTTCTTATCAACTTCATAAAAGAAGAAGTCCATCTCTTTCCTGAAATCATTCATGATTCTGTTATGACGGTAAGTGTATTCCGCATAATTGGTTTGAATCATTGGAACAATGGCTGATTTCTTTTGCAGAAAGCTGTATAAAGAACGCTTCAGTGCATCTCTCTGGAAGGTACTCAGATCAAGTTTAACTTTCAGCTGCTCAGACATTTTTGTGGCCATGCTCAGCAATTGCTGAGAAGAATAGGTAGAATGCTGTGTAGGCACATCTGATTTACCACCAGATACACCACCTGCAAATGCTACAACGGATAGGGAAAAGAAAATAAGCGTAATAATGGCTTTCATAATTGGATATTTATTGGACTTGGATATTTTTTCGTAACAGGGTGCAAATTATTCGGCATTTGGCATCTGCCGAATTAAAAAGCCATTAAGAGCAATTAAAAGGAAATTAAGTACTGATTATCAATGCTGTACAAGACTCTTAGAGAGAAGTTTCGGGTAGATTTACCGTTAATGCATACGCACAAAAAAAGCAGCTATTCGCCGCTTTTGTATGCTATGATAAATTAGTCAAACAATTAATCCAGCTTAAACAAACTGTCTACAAATTCTTGTTTATCGAAGATCAACAGATCATCCATTTTCTCGCCTACCCCAATAAACTTAACCGGAATCTTAAACTGATTGGCAATGGCCAATACTACGCCACCTTTAGCCGTACCATCCAGTTTGGTAATGGTGAGCGCATTCACATCAGTAGCTGCGGTAAAATGTTTGGCTTGTTCCAATGCATTCTGGCCTGTAG is drawn from Chitinophagales bacterium and contains these coding sequences:
- a CDS encoding Smr/MutS family protein, producing MKYEVGDDIIVLHSNEEGKVVEIINEKMVMIEVRGVKFPAYMDQIDFPYFKRFTEKKLFVPKKAPKVYVDQVPKEKGQPNSIKVADGVWLSLIPKFALDDFNDEVVELFKIHLVNRTEKALKFQYTQSFLGDPAFELSSEVLSFHDFYLHDISFGDFSDNPVFRFIFEMVTPEKGKAKWFETETRIKAKQLFKRIEEMKEANEPMLSYSLFKDFPAEQVEEKFELTGLAAKGFKVYEAKEARKHLPPARSVIDLHMEKLMDNWQTLSNVEILGIQLAEFEKYYELAIAHHQPSLIVIHGVGTGRLRDEIHDLLKGRKEVRYFVNQYDARFGYGATEIFFQY
- a CDS encoding amino acid permease, with the protein product MFNSILRKKSIDRIMAESAAGESDGHGGGLNKVLGVRDLTFMGIAAVIGAGIFSTIGTAAFNGGPGIALLFIITAVTCGFCALCYAEFASRVPISGSAYTYAYVSFGELIAWIIGWALILEYAIGNIVVAISWSGYFNNLLNAFGIHLPGWLLKDPFSAAKNYEEAQAAIQAGTPLTDTMKEAVAAWDAAPVIGNWHFFVNLPAFMIVCLITWLAYVGIRESKKSTNFMVIFKIAVIIFVIILGGMYVDTTNWSPFMPNGFTGVLAGVSAVFYAYIGFDAISTTAEECKNPQRDLPRGMMYSLIICTILYVLIALVLTGMVSYTELKVDDPLAYVFEKLNLKWAGYIISVSAVVATTSVLLVFQLGQPRIWMSMSRDGLLPKRFGKVHRKFKTPSFATLISGGAVALCSLVLPSMLMTDLTSIGTLFAFVLVCFGVLALPAERHAGSGKFKLPYINGQFLIPAIVIGFILLFRERVMGAVSHISNEGYQEILFLIFIAIALYVAFRAFLKKSSAIPVLGALCCLYLMIEIPAVSWLWFFAWMAVGLSIYFLYGRKQSKLA
- a CDS encoding polyprenyl synthetase family protein; protein product: MHDFTSLVTDFATHFNKAHFPAAPESLYAPCDYFLSLGGKRVRPVMCLMGNELFDTIQQDAYAVATAIELFHNFTLIHDDIMDAAPLRRGMETVHIKYGSNTALLSGDVMLIRAYEQLAHINPALLPRILHLFNTTAREVCEGQQLDMDFEQQQNVALDAYINMITLKTSVLLAASLEMGAIIGGASEGNCRHLYEFGKNLGIAFQIQDDYLDAFGDPEKFGKEPGGDIRQNKKTFLLIHALETADAVNKAKLLQLMEENPADKVAQVLAIFRACGVDSWARDLKQQYVDKAMDHLEAVAVVAARKQPMKELAAFLVQRTH